In the genome of Pempheris klunzingeri isolate RE-2024b chromosome 11, fPemKlu1.hap1, whole genome shotgun sequence, one region contains:
- the LOC139209209 gene encoding tumor necrosis factor receptor superfamily member 14-like yields the protein MMSAQKAAAASLLILMMTVIGGQTFTCHRSEYQIDKNCCPMCPPGSRVKTDCTRTINRTCVPCTEGTFMNQPTGRRQCLTCTSDAGVLTGSGLKIKTSCTRTSDTVCEPLEGFYCMDPTEDGCAAAQKHTSCLPGQYIRQNGTASEDTDCSDCTAGTFSDGTFTSCQQHTQCESLNLLLEKPGTVSMDAECGEQGSNMTGLVIAVVGVVGGVGAAGVLLFILRKKVRKKKKERCKNGRDMEEGGSQIQDTTRQ from the exons ATGATGTCGGCacaaaaagctgcagctgcatcaTTGCTG ATTCTTATGATGACTGTCATCGGAGGTCAAACCTTCACATGCCATCGCTCAGAGTACCAGATAGACAAGAACTGCTGTCCTATGTGTCCCCCTG GAAGCCGAGTTAAAACAGATTGCACGAGGACCATAAACAGAACCTGTGTTCCCTGCACCGAGGGAACCTTCATGAATCAGCCTACTGGTCGTAGACAATGTTTAACTTGCACATCTGATGCAG gtgtgctgacaggctCTGGCCTGAAGATAAAGACGTCATGTACGAGAACATCAGATACAGTCTGTGAACCACTGGAAGGATTCTACTGTATGGACCCTACAGAGGACggctgtgcagcagcacagaaacacacaagctgtcTACCAGGACAATACATCAGGCAAAACG gaacAGCCTCAGAGGACACTGACTGCTCTGACTGCACTGCTGGAACCTTTTCAGATGGGACATTTACATCttgtcagcagcacacaca aTGTGAATCATTGAATCTTCTGCTGGAAAAACCAGGAACTGTTTCAATGGATGCTGAATGTGGAGAACAAGGTTCAAACATGACAGGACTTGTGATtgctgttgttggtgttgttggtggtgttggtgctgctggtgttctgctttttattctgaggaagaaagtaagaaagaagaagaaagaaagatgtaaaAATGGAAGAGACATGGAAGAGGGAGGATCTCAAATCCAAG ACACAACAAGACAATGA
- the LOC139209430 gene encoding tumor necrosis factor receptor superfamily member 14-like translates to MMSAQKAAAAAAALLILMMTVIRGQTFTCHRSEYQIGDECCPMCLPGSRVKTDCTAFRSSSCVPCTEGTFMNQPTGRKQCLTCTTCDAGSGLKIKTSCTRTSDTVCEPLEGFYCMDPTEDGCAAAQKHTSCLPGQYIRQKGTASEDTDCSDCTAGTFSDGTFTSCQQHTQCESLNLLLEKPGTVSMDAECGEQGSNMTGLVIAVVGVVGGVGVLGVLLFILRKKVRKKKKEKLKNGREMEERGSLNRDTTSDAVNPRQESVIREESFHMT, encoded by the exons ATGATGTCGGCacaaaaagctgcagctgcagctgcagcattgctg ATTCTTATGATGACTGTCATCAGAGGTCAAACCTTCACATGCCATCGCTCAGAGTACCAGATAGGGGACGAATGCTGTCCTATGTGTCTTCCTG GAAGCCGAGTTAAAACAGATTGCACGGCGTTCagaagcagctcctgtgttcccTGCACCGAGGGAACCTTCATGAATCAGCCTACTGGTCgtaaacaatgtttaacttgCACAACCTGTGATGCAG gctCTGGCCTGAAGATAAAGACGTCATGTACGAGAACATCAGATACAGTCTGTGAACCACTGGAAGGATTCTACTGTATGGACCCTACAGAGGACggctgtgcagcagcacagaaacacacaagctgtcTACCAGGACAATACATCAGGCAAAAAG gaacAGCCTCAGAGGACACTGACTGCTCTGACTGCACTGCTGGAACCTTTTCAGATGGGACATTTACATCttgtcagcagcacacaca aTGTGAATCATTGAATCTTCTGCTGGAAAAACCAGGAACTGTTTCAATGGATGCTGAATGTGGAGAACAAGGTTCAAACATGACAGGACTTGTGATtgctgttgttggtgttgttggtggtgttggtgttcttggtgttctgctttttattctgaggaagaaagtaagaaagaagaagaaagaaaaattgaaaaatggAAGAGAGATGGAAGAGAGAGGATCTCTAAACAGAG ACACAACAAGCGATGCAGTCAATCCCAGACAG GAGAGTGTGATTAGAGAGGAAAGCTTCCACATGACATGA
- the LOC139209432 gene encoding tumor necrosis factor receptor superfamily member 14-like isoform X1: MLSTLVVFGCVAAFAVSGQGCRHKEYRTRSGDCCPMCHEGTFVRRDCTGQSGTRCSVCDNGTFTSQPNGLEKCFPCTSCGQGHGLFVQLDCTIRSDTVCGAQSGHYCKSLADDTGCSLAEKHTLCAAGEGIKYPGTNTTDTVCELCQPGYFSQDGVNCTPWTICSGSHGKVKEGSASSDVVCNRASRQRYFYIPVLLSVLTLAGLVIPCKCHVKGSRSDP; encoded by the exons ATGCTGTCGACGTTGGTTGTGTTCG GCTGTGTTGCTGCGTTCGCGGTCTCGGGGCAGGGCTGCCGCCACAAGGAGTACAGGACACGGAGCGGGGACTGCTGCCCGATGTGCCACGAAG GCACCTTCGTCCGAAGAGACTGCACAGGACAGTCCGGCACACGGTGCAGCGTCTGTGACAACGGGACTTTTACAAGCCAACCCAATGGGCTGGAGAAGTGTTTCCCCTGCACATCCTGCGGTCAAG GTCACGGTCTCTTTGTCCAACTGGATTGCACGATCAGAAGCGACACAGTGTGCGGTGCTCAAAGTGGACATTACTGCAAAAGTTTAGCAGATGATACGGGATGTAGTTtggcagagaaacacacactctgcgCAGCTGGTGAGGGGATCAAATATCCTG GAACCAACACGACTGATACCGTGTGTGAACTGTGTCAGCCGGGCTATTTTTCACAAGACGGTGTGAATTGCACGCCGTGGACCAT ctgctcagGAAGCCACGGAAAGGTCAAAGAAGGAAGTGCGAGCAGCGACGTCGTCTGTAATCGCGCCTCGAGACAACGTTACTTTTATATACCTGTATTATTGTCTGTACTAACGCTCGCTGGGCTTGTGATTCCATGTAAATGCCATGTGAAAGGCAGTAGGTCGGACCCTTAA
- the LOC139209432 gene encoding tumor necrosis factor receptor superfamily member 14-like isoform X2 yields the protein MCCCQPLSVPVNACDVRSTFVRRDCTGQSGTRCSVCDNGTFTSQPNGLEKCFPCTSCGQGHGLFVQLDCTIRSDTVCGAQSGHYCKSLADDTGCSLAEKHTLCAAGEGIKYPGTNTTDTVCELCQPGYFSQDGVNCTPWTICSGSHGKVKEGSASSDVVCNRASRQRYFYIPVLLSVLTLAGLVIPCKCHVKGSRSDP from the exons ATGTGTTGTTGTCAGCCCCTGTCTGTCCCCGTGAACGCCTGTGATGTCAGAA GCACCTTCGTCCGAAGAGACTGCACAGGACAGTCCGGCACACGGTGCAGCGTCTGTGACAACGGGACTTTTACAAGCCAACCCAATGGGCTGGAGAAGTGTTTCCCCTGCACATCCTGCGGTCAAG GTCACGGTCTCTTTGTCCAACTGGATTGCACGATCAGAAGCGACACAGTGTGCGGTGCTCAAAGTGGACATTACTGCAAAAGTTTAGCAGATGATACGGGATGTAGTTtggcagagaaacacacactctgcgCAGCTGGTGAGGGGATCAAATATCCTG GAACCAACACGACTGATACCGTGTGTGAACTGTGTCAGCCGGGCTATTTTTCACAAGACGGTGTGAATTGCACGCCGTGGACCAT ctgctcagGAAGCCACGGAAAGGTCAAAGAAGGAAGTGCGAGCAGCGACGTCGTCTGTAATCGCGCCTCGAGACAACGTTACTTTTATATACCTGTATTATTGTCTGTACTAACGCTCGCTGGGCTTGTGATTCCATGTAAATGCCATGTGAAAGGCAGTAGGTCGGACCCTTAA